Genomic window (Flavobacteriales bacterium):
CAGAATGAGCGCGAGCGGAAAGAGCTCAGCGGAATCCGCAAGCTGGCCCGTGAACGCGCGAAGAAATCCAGCCTGCACAACAAAAAGCTGCGCGATTGCCGCGTCCACCTCAGCGACCCGAAGAAGGACGACCGCAAGGAGAACAGCACGCTCTTCATCACCGAGGGCGACAGCGCCAGCGGCAGCATCACCAAGAGCCGCGATGTGAACCTGCAAGCGGTCTTCAGCCTGAAGGGGAAGCCGCTGAACTGCTACGGCCTCACCAAAAAGGTGGTGTACGAGAACGAGGAATTCAACCTGATCCAGGCCGCTCTGGACATCGAGGACGGCATGGAGGGCCTGCGGTACAACAAGATCGTGATCGCCACCGATGCGGACGTGGACGGCATGCACATCCGCTTGCTGCTGATGACCTTCTTCCTCCAATTCTTCCCGGACCTGGTGAAGAACGACCACCTCTACATCCTGCAAACGCCGCTCTTCCGTGTGCGGAACAAGAAAGAAACGCATTACTGCTACAGCGACGAGGAGCGCCAACGCGCCATCGCCAAGCTGGGCAAGAGCGCGGAGATCACCCGCTTCAAAGGTCTTGGAGAGATCAGTCCGGACGAGTTCAAGCACTTCATCGGCCCGGACATCCGCTTGGAGCCGGTGATGATCACCAAAGACGCCAAGGTGAACGACCTGCTCGGCTTCTACATGGGCAAGAACACGCCGAACCGGCAGCAGTTCATCATCGGTAATTTGAAGGTGGAAAAGGACTTGGTGGAAGAGACAGCTGCGGAAGCGGCGGCTGCAAGTGTGAGGGCCATCGCGAAGAAGTTGGAGGAGAACGAAGTGGAAGTATGATCATGGTCCTGCGGCGCTTCCTTCTGTTCTTGGCTTGGCTGCCCGCCGTTGCGCTGATCGCGCAGACTTCCGGAGAGCTCCGCCTGGAGATCGATCCCCCGACCTCCTTCTCCTACAGGCTTGATCACCAGTTCACCATGCAGAGGCCCGAGTTGGAACTGCTGGAAGGTGCGCACCACTTCAGCTTTTGGGCACCCCAGCGAAATATGGTGGACACCACCATCACCATCGCCGGTGGGGAGGCTCGATCACTGGCTCTGCGCTTGCCCTTCTCGAAAGAATACCTCGTTTACCAGCGGGACCTGAAAGCCTTCAGGAACGATAGGCAGGTGATGCGGCTCATTCCCGCCGTGGCCACCGGCGCTTCTTTGCTCTACACTTCGATCAGGTACAGCAAAATGAAGAAGGCGCACGACCGGTTGGACGACGATCGCCAGGCTTACAATGAAGCCGCTTCGCCCAATGCCATCACCGTGTTGAAGAGTGAGACCATTCCTTCGCACGAGGACGAATTTGACAAGGCCCGCACCGGCTATTTGGTCGCGGCGGGCGTCACGGTGCTTTTCGCCGCCGCCACGACCTACTTGTACCTGCGTTCCGCGAAAACGAAGAAGCCTGTTTTCATCGACACGGAAAAACTGCGCTTTGACGGATTGAGCTGGACACCCGGAACAGACGGCGGTGAATGGACCGGCGGCTTAACATGGAATTTCTCCCGATGAGGCGCGCGTGGTTGATCTGCATTCCCCTGATTATCGGTCTGGCTGGCTGCCTGAAGGACGACCTTGACCCAGCAGGTCTCACCTCCAATCCCTTGGACCCGGATTACAACGGGCCCGCGTTGATAGAACTGGTCTCCGACACCGCACGGATCGTATACAGCGGTCCGGTCCACGTGGACACGGTAGTGGAACAAACGATCCACGTCCGTGCGGACCTGTTAGCGCCCGGCACGGACTACACGCTCTATGTCACCTTGGTGAACACGGGCGAGGTCTTCGATTACTCAAGCGAGTTCCCGCCCCCGGAAGATCGCGCCTACCACCATGTGGTGCCCGGCGTTTCCTATTGCTACGATTACCAGCTGAAAGTGCAGTTCTCAAAGACCAAGGTCTACCGGTACTGCACCACTGCGAACCCCTGAATACTGGAATTCCGCATAGTGGCGGTGAAAACGATGAGTGACGAATTGGACGACAACCAGAACGCGGAAGAGGGTGAGGAGATCACCCCGAACGGAAGCGAAACGCCTGAAGGCGTACCAGGCGCGGGCCAGGCGGGCACCTTCAGCGTGAGCGGCATGTACCGCGAATGGTTCCTGGATTACGCGAGCTACGTGATCCTGGAACGTGCGGTGCCCGCGCTGTATGACGGCCTGAAGCCTGTGCAACGCCGGATCCTGCACAGCATGAAGGACCTCGACGACGGGCGCTACAACAAGGTGGCGAACATCATCGGGCATACCATGAAGTACCATCCGCACGGTGACGCCAGCATCGGTGATGCGCTGGTGCAGCTCGGCCAGAAGGACCTGCTGATCGACATGCAGGGCAACTGGGGCAACACGCTCACCGGCGACAGCGCCGCAGCCCCGCGTTACATCGAGGCACGCCTCAGCAAATTCGCGAGCGACGTCGTCTTCAATCCGAAGACCACCGAATGGCAGAGCAGCTACGACGGGCGCAACAAGGAGCCGGTCTTTCTGCCGGTGAAATTCCCGCTGCTGCTCGCACAGGGCGGCGAAGGCATCGCGGTTGGCCTCAGCTGCAAGGTGCTGCCGCACAACTTCAACGAATTGATCGACGCCAGTATCGCCGTGCTGCGCGGGAAGAACCCGAAGCTCGTGCCGGACTTCCCCACGGGCGGCCTCGCCGACGCGGACAACTACGATGAAGGCCGTCGCGGAGGGCGTGTCCGTTGCCGGGCACGGATCCGCAAGGAGGATGCGAAGACGCTGATCATCTCCGAGATCCCCTTCGGCACCACCACGGCCAGCCTGATCGAGAGCATCATCAAGGCCAACGAGAAAGGCAAGATCAAGATCCGGCACATTGAGGACAACACCGCCGCCGAGGCGGAGATCCAGATCCACCTCGCCACCGGTGTCTCGCCGGACAACACCATCGACGCGCTCTTCGCCTTCACCGACTGCGAACTCAGCATCGCACCGAACGCCTGTGTGATCGAGAGCGACAAACCGCGCTTCCTTGGGGTGAACGAACTGTTGAGGACCAGCACCGAAAACACGCTGCGGCTGTTGGAACTGGAGTTGCAGATCAAGAAGGCCGAGCTGCAGGAGCAATGGCACTTCGCATCGTTGGAACGCATCTTCATCGAGAAGAAAGTGTACCGCAAGATCGAGGAGGCCGAGACGTGGGAGGAAGTGATCAGCTTCATCGACAAGGGCTTGAAGCCTTATGTGAAGGAGCTGCGCCGGGCCGTCACTGAAGAGGACATCGTGCGCCTCACCGAGATCCGCATCAAGCGCATCAGCAAGTTCGACAGCTTCAAGGCCGACGAGCACATCAAGGGATTGGAGGAGCAGCTTGCCAGTACGCAGGGCAAATTGGATGCACTGGTGGAATACGCCATCGACTACTTCAAAGAGCTGAAGCGCAAGTACGGCACGGGCCGCGAGCGCAAAACGGAACTGCGCGCATTCGACACCATCGTGGCCACCAAGGTCGCCGTGGCCAACCGCAAGCTATACGTGGACCGCGCGGAGGGTTTCATGGGCTGGGGCCTGCGAGGTTTCGAGCAAGTGGACGAATGCTCGGAGATTGACGACATCATCGTCTTCCGCGACAACGGCACCATGCAGGTCACCAAGGTGGCGGACAAGAAATTCATCGGCAAGGGCGTGCTGCACGTCGCCGTGTGGAAGAAGAACGACGAGCGCACCATCTACCACCTGATCTACCAGGACGGTGCGCAGGGGCCGAGCTACATGAAGCGCTTTTCCGTCACGTCCATCACGCGGGACAAGGATTACGACCTTACCAACGGCAGTAAGGGGAGCAAGGTGCTCTACTTCACCGCCAACCCGGACGGCGCGTCGGAGACCATACGCATCAACTTGCGTCCTCGCCCCAACCTGCGGAAGACCCAGTTCGACGTGGACTTCGGCGATCTCATGGTGAAAGGGCGCGGCAGCAAGGGCAACCTGCTCACGCGCTACATGGTGCATAAGCTGACGCAGAAGGAGCGTGGCGGAAGCACGCTCGGCGCGATCCCGATCTGGTTCGACGAGACCGTGCGCCGCCTGAACGAGGCCGGGCACGGGCGCTATCTGGGGCGCTTCAGTGGGGACGACAAGATCCTCGTGATCCTCAACACCGGCCACTACCAGCTCTTCCCGTTCGCCTTGGGTACGCACTTCCCTGATGAGGCCGTCACCATTCTGAAGTGGGATCCGGAAGTGGCGATCACTGCCGTGTACTGGGAAGGGGAGAAGCAGCAGTACAACGTGAAGCGTTTCCTCGCCGAGGCCGCGCGCGATCCCGTGCAGTTCATCACCGACCATCAGGACAGCAAGCTCGTCCTGCACACCCTCGTTCCAGAGACGGGCCTGCACGTCGTCTTTGACAAGCGAAGCAATGACCGGCCCGATGAGGAGGTGGCGCTTTCAGAGTTCATCGCCGTGAAAGGCGTGAAGGCTTTGGGCAACCGCTTAACCCCGTACAAGGTGAAGGATCTTAAGCTCACCGGTGAGGTCTTCACCGTGATGACCCCGGAACTGGAGGAAAAGCAGCGGATGTTGATCTCCGACGACGAGATCGGCCATTTGGACCCGCCCGA
Coding sequences:
- a CDS encoding DNA gyrase/topoisomerase IV subunit A; amino-acid sequence: MSDELDDNQNAEEGEEITPNGSETPEGVPGAGQAGTFSVSGMYREWFLDYASYVILERAVPALYDGLKPVQRRILHSMKDLDDGRYNKVANIIGHTMKYHPHGDASIGDALVQLGQKDLLIDMQGNWGNTLTGDSAAAPRYIEARLSKFASDVVFNPKTTEWQSSYDGRNKEPVFLPVKFPLLLAQGGEGIAVGLSCKVLPHNFNELIDASIAVLRGKNPKLVPDFPTGGLADADNYDEGRRGGRVRCRARIRKEDAKTLIISEIPFGTTTASLIESIIKANEKGKIKIRHIEDNTAAEAEIQIHLATGVSPDNTIDALFAFTDCELSIAPNACVIESDKPRFLGVNELLRTSTENTLRLLELELQIKKAELQEQWHFASLERIFIEKKVYRKIEEAETWEEVISFIDKGLKPYVKELRRAVTEEDIVRLTEIRIKRISKFDSFKADEHIKGLEEQLASTQGKLDALVEYAIDYFKELKRKYGTGRERKTELRAFDTIVATKVAVANRKLYVDRAEGFMGWGLRGFEQVDECSEIDDIIVFRDNGTMQVTKVADKKFIGKGVLHVAVWKKNDERTIYHLIYQDGAQGPSYMKRFSVTSITRDKDYDLTNGSKGSKVLYFTANPDGASETIRINLRPRPNLRKTQFDVDFGDLMVKGRGSKGNLLTRYMVHKLTQKERGGSTLGAIPIWFDETVRRLNEAGHGRYLGRFSGDDKILVILNTGHYQLFPFALGTHFPDEAVTILKWDPEVAITAVYWEGEKQQYNVKRFLAEAARDPVQFITDHQDSKLVLHTLVPETGLHVVFDKRSNDRPDEEVALSEFIAVKGVKALGNRLTPYKVKDLKLTGEVFTVMTPELEEKQRMLISDDEIGHLDPPEEEGLERSPMEEFRKSQKAPKEDDPDQPIIGYKPGKQMDLGLD